The genomic window AGTAGCGAAGTATTTTGTCTTTATTATCTTCAATTAATGCATCTTGGCTATAATAGCGGATCGCTTCTTGTAATATGAATTTATCTCCGCCATTAGCGCTGATATCAAGGTATTCCAGCCATTTTTCTGGATTAACTTTTTGCCCATATTCGCCTTTTTTATAGGCTGTTGCAATGGCATAACTTGCCGTAGTATCACCCGCAGCGCTACGTTGTTTTAATTGTTCAAACTCGTTTAATATGCGCGTGATATTTTCTATATTTGTTTCAACATAGTGATAATTTGGAATATTAATTTTCTGGTAATAACTGAGCGCTTTTTCGTAGTCCACTGGCGTTTTATATTCGCCATATTCATAAATATGACCAAGTCGATATAAACATTCATTATTACCTAAATCCGCACAACGATTGTACCAAGTGAAAAGGTCGTTTGGCTCTAAATGCGTTATCTCTTGAAAACGTTTCGAGAAATAGGGAAGTGATCTGTCATAATTGTTATTGATGAGATTTTGCGCAATATATAGACTGGCATCAAGGCTACCTAACTCATCGGCACGAAATATATAGTTATACATTTCGCGGAGCTCCTCATCAGGAACCTTATCAATATCAGTTATATTGGCAAGTTGATAAATACCATATTGGTAGGTGATATCAGCATCTTGATTAATGAGCGGGGATACATACTGTTTTGCTTTTTGATTGTTTTTTGTAAAGCCAAGTGTGAGCAGTATTTTTTTTGCTTCTCGGTTATTTAAGCCATATTTAAATAACATTTCAATTGCATTATTTTTATCTTTTTCTGATAGATTCTTCTCGAAATTTTTCTGGTTCAGAACTTCTGTAATTAATGTTAATGCTTTTGCTTGTTGATTATCTTGGTAATCGATTAGTGCTTTTGCATAGTGCACTTTGGCAGGTAAATTATAACTACTATTATCTTGATATAATTTAAAGGCTTTATCTTTATTTTTGAGCGCATCAGTTTTTAATAAGTAGTCAGCATAATAATAAGCTTGCTGATGGTTATTGTATTTTTCGATATCGCTGAGGATATAACTAATAATCTCTTCTTCTTTTATATATGCGGAAATATCCTGGTCATAATAGAGTTCGACTAAGTGACGTTTTGCTAAGATATCATCATCTTGCCGTATAATATTGTCATTATAGAGCTCAAATGCTTTTGCTAAATCTTTTGCAACTCCCTCACCATAGGCATATTTATATGCTAAGTATGTTTTTATGTAACCCTCCGATGAAACCTGAAATGCTTTTTCATTTAGATCGAATGCTGTTTTAGGATTATAAAGCTCACTACCTTTATTCGCATAAACATTACTTGCATACAGTAACGCCATTGGGTCGTTAGGATAATCATGCAATAGTTTTGTTGCATATTTTGTAGTGACTGCATTCAGTTCTGCTGTTGGGTAATTCTCATCATGCAGAGCGCGATAAACTAAGGATATAAAAGCATCTTTATTATTGAGTTTTGCTGCTTGATTGAGATATTTTTCTGCTTGTTTCTCATCAAATTTAAAATTTTTATCTTGAATATAATATGAGTAGATACGGTATAGATGAAAAGCTGCGGGAGAGTATCCAGAATTTGCAGCGCTAATTAGGTCGTTCGGATTTTGTTTTGTTGTAATATAATTTAGATAGAGTGCTTGAGGATCGTTCTTTTCAATAAGAGCTTGTAAATAACTGAGCGCTTTGTTCTTATCGACTTTAATACCAAGATTGCCATTATTATAAATATTAAATAATTGATACATTGCTTGAGCATTATCTTTTTTGGCTAATGTATCAAGCGTCATTAATAGTTGCTGCTGTTCAGTTAAAGTTAATGAGCCATACACGGTAAGCGGTACTGGCACCATATTGATTTGGTCTTGAGTTAATGTCTCGTAATCTTTTGTACCAATTTCCTGATATTGCTGCGCTCGTTTCGGATCCCTTTCTATTCCATTTTTACCATCTGAATAAATTGAGGCTAATAAAAAAGCGGCAAAGGGTGAGTGGTTATTCGCTAAAGGTTCTAATATTTCGATTGCTTTTTGGGGATTATTTTCGTGCTCAGTAATAATATAAGCAAGTATCAATTGACCGATTTCAGAATTTTGCTCAGCAGCAAGAGATGAATAATGGCGGGCTTTATCGATATTTTGCGGAAGAATATTATTATCGTCATTGAGATAGTGATTTGCCATAAACTCTTGAGCTTCAACAACACCTTTTTTAGCGGCTTCTTCGATAGAAGCATAACCAATAAGATCATGAGGATTATCTGCTATTAAATTTTTATAGCGAAAAATGCCTAAATTATATAATGCATTTTTATTGCCAGCATTTGCTGATTTTATTAACCACTTTTTAGCCAATGCTCTATTTTCTTCTGTACCTGAGCCATTCCAATACATCATTGCAAGGCTAAATGCAGCTTGATCACTCTTTTCTGCATGCTTGCTAAATATATTCAAAGCTCTTTCATAATCACCCTGCTGATATGAATCATAGCCAGATTGGACAGAATCACTATTTTTAACCACAAAATAACCTGCAATGCTAATAACAATTAGGATAATCAAACTAGTGGTTATTTTTTTAGACATGTGGCGACCTTTATATAGCAATAAAAATAGAGTAATAAATAAAAAAGCAACACTAATCCGTTATATTAGCTATCCAGTTGTTTTGGAACTAAACGATGAGCAATGAAAGTTTCAAGTTGTGGCAGCGGAATAGGCATTCCATCTTCATCAGTAAAACCTAGGCCAGCTACTGCGCGAGTAAAAGATTCTAAATTTAATTCAGGAAGGCTCATATCCCAGGTTTCTTGAGAAATAGGGAAACGGTGATCTGCTAAAATTTCTTCGATCTTATCTGCAAAATTTTCTTGGCTGTCAGCCCAATTACTATCACAAGATGCCCAAAACCAGCGCGTTTTAAGAAAGTTATCCCAAAAATCACCCCAACCAGTATAAATACGTTTTACCATTGATGCGCTCATTAATGACCAATCTTGTGCTTCTTGTTTTGTGATATAACCAGCTCGGCATCCATCAAGGCATAATTTACTGAAGCGTGCAAAATCCCATGCAATAAATTTGGTATTACAAATATCATTGATATTTTTACTTATCATTTCAACGCGCCAGAGTTGTTCTTCTTTATTCTGTTCTGAATCATCAGAATCTTTTATTTCTTGTATAATGCTGTAGCGTTCAGCTTCATTTGCATATAACACGCGATCACGCAAAAGATAATAATCATTTGTATGACCCGAAGTGATTAACCAATAAAGTTGATTAATTAGGTCATAGCGATTAGAAACTCCCCAAGCTTGTGATAAGCCACCATCATAAGGGCCCTGATTATAATCGTTATAAGCATGTTCATTGAAACATGAATAAGGTAGGTTTAAAAATAATCCCCACTCTTCTGGCTTTAATGTTGGAGCTTCTATAATTTCAATATCGGAGGGAGGAATAGAATCTGAGGTATAATCAATTTGAGGATCTATCTCAAACATAGATTTATTTTTTGATATTTCTGATTTATTTCTTTTTATAGCATAGTAAGCAACGAGAATAATTATTCCTACTACAAGCCCAATTCCTGACATATCTCTCTCACTGATTTTTTAAATTTATTTGTAATAATGCACAAAATACTTCATTTTTTTATCTAGGTGAAATCTTTAAAAGTAAGCATAAAAGTGACTTTTAAAGAAAAGGATCTATTTTGTGAAGATATTTATCTATAAATGCAGATACTCATTAGTCATCACAGATTATACAGAATAATATTCATTTTATTTTGGAATTTTAGCTTAATATTGTAATTAGATATTTAGGATTATCTGCCGATATTCTCAATGGATATTTTTAAATTTCAATATAAGACAAGTTGCATGTCCTTAGTGCTCATGCAACTTGCTTTATGAAAACGAGATATTCAGCTTATTATTGGCTCTTTTGCCACCAAGATACAATATAATCAGTAACTTGCTGGGGATTATTGATATCTAATTGCGGGAGTGAGGTATTAATAATTTGGTTACTCGCAATGGCAATAACATATTGATCAATTAAGCCTTCAAGTGGTTTCCCTACTTCAGATCTAAATAAAGCAATTTTGTCGATCGTTTCATGTTTGAATCCTTCAACCAAGATCAGATCAAGTGATGAGGGATCAAAACGGCTAGCCATATAATGCAGATCAAGCTCACCTTCATGATCAGGCGTTTCGGTAATTAATGCCCAGCGTTTTTGGCTTGCCACTAATGTTTGGTCAGCACCCGCTTTGCGAAGCTCATAGCTGTCTTTCCCCGGTTTATCGACATCCATATCATGATGCGTATGTTTGATTAACCCAACACGAATATGCTGTTGTTTGAGAAGTGGAATAATTTCTTTGAGCAGCGTTGTTTTTCCAGTACCGCTATAGGCTGTGATCCCAAGTAAGGGGAGATTTTTCAGTTTCATAACGATTTGTGTTGTTGTTCCCAATAAAGTCTATCTTCAGGTGTATTCAAATTAGCAAATGATCCAGTTGGAAAAATAACACATTTTGCTGAAATTTCCTGCATAAATAACATGAGCTTACGATCGCCTCTTTTCAGATACGCATCTAAACGTTGTTTAACTGAACGGTGGAGCAAGGCGAAAGTGGGATGATCACGCTCAGAATCATTAGCATAACAAGCAAGGCTATTTCCCCGGTTTAGCAACATTGTGCTGGCAAGAGTGAGCCGAAAATCAGGCACATCACAAGGAACAAAGAGTAACCAGTCTGTTGTTGCTGTATGCAATGCGGCTTGCATTCCCGCGAGCGGGCCAGAGAAATCATTATTCAGGTCAGATATAACGGAAAACCCACTTTGCCGATATTGATCTTGATTACGATTTGCATTGATGATGATTTGGCTAACTTGAGGTTCAAGTCGTGCAACAATATGTTGATAAAGCGGTTTTCCCAAGAGAGTGATGAGGCCTTTATCTTGCCCGCCCATGCGTCGACCTAAACCACCCGCTAGTATAACTCCAGTAATTTGTTGACTGACCATGTTCAGTATCCCTGAATGACTAGGCGAAAAAGTTTCAACGTTCTTTATGCCAAATTTAGTTATAGTAATAGGTAATATTTAATCTATTTGCCCACAAAATCAATGAATATTCCTGTGAGACTAAGCGTAAACTTTACGTAGATTGACAACCGTTCGCTTTTTTCTCTTGTATTATATAAACAACGCGTCTCCCACATAAATTTGTGATGAAGGAATAAACATGAAATGCCATCGCTTAAATGAAGTCATCGAATTATTGCAACCCGTATGGAAAGAAAACTCAGACTTAAATATTGTTGAAATGCTACAAAAATTAGCTGATGAAGCGGGTTTTAAAGGCAATTTATCTGAATTAACTGACGATGTTCTGATCTATCATTTGAAAATGCGTGGAAAAAGTCGTGATGAGGCAATCCCTGGCTTGAAAAAAGATTATGAAGAAGATTTTAAAACGGCCATTTTACGTGCAAGAGGCATCATAAAAGATTAAATAGTGATGGATAAAATCGAACATTCTTATTTTCACTTTAGTGGAATATCACCTGATCTGATCTTAGATGCACTGATGGAAGTGGGGATTTACCCTGCATCTGGTTTGACAGAGCTAAATAGTTATGAAAATCGGGTTTATCAATTTCAGGATGAGAATCGCCAGCGCTTTGTGGTGAAGTTTTATCGTCCAGAACGGTGGAATCGTTCACAAATTCAAGAAGAACATGATTTCACATTAGAACTACGAGATGCTGAGCTGTCTGTTGCTGCGCCGCTGGCGTTTTCGGGCCAAACAGTATTAGAGTTTGGTGGCTTTATGTTTGCTGTTTTTCCAAGTATTGGTGGACGCCAATATGAAACAGACAATTTATATCAACTAGAAGATGTTAGTCGTTTGTTAGGCCGTATTCATCAGATAGGAAAAAAGAGACTTTTTTCTTTTAGGCCAACAATTGATGTTGCTGAATATCTTGAGCAACCACGAGAAATTATGCAAGAAAGCGATTTAATTCCTGCTAAGTGGAAGCCATCTTTCATGGCATCATTGGATGATTTAATTGCACAAGTTAAGTCACATTGGTCTGTTAGTTATACGCCTTTGCGGTTACAAGGTGATTGCCATCCTGGTAATATTTTGTGGCGCGATGAAGCTTGGTTAGTTGACTTTGATGATGCCCGTAATGGTCCTGCTATCCAAGATTTATGGATGTTACTCAATGGCTCACGCCAAGAGCAAATAATTCAGTTGGATACTTTACTTGAATCCTATAATGAATATTGTGATTTCGATGTTAAAGAACTGAAATTGATTGAGCCACTCAGAGCCATGAGAATGGTTCATTATTTAGGTTGGATTATTCGCCGCTGGCAAGATCCGGCTTTTCCTCGCGCTTTTGCATGGCTACAGGATGATGATTTTTGGACTCGGCAATCTTCTGAGTTTGCCCAGCAAATTAAACGGTTGCAGGAACCACCATTGCAATTGAGCCCACAGTTTTAGTAACAGTAAGTTCTATTTTGGAGAATGTTTTATATGAAAAGAGTTATGTTGGCTTTAATGGGTATCGCCATGTCATTTGGAGCCTTGGCGGCAAACTATTCAGAAGGCAAAGAATATACTGATGTCAAACCACCAGTACAAAACTTGCCACAAGTACTTGAGTTTTTCTCATTTTATTGCCCACATTGTTATCAATTTGAAAACCTTTATAAAATTCCTCAAACGGTAGAAAAAACCTACCAGAAGGAGTAAAAATGGAGCGTTATCACGTTGATTTCTTAGGTCCACTAGGTGCAAAACTGACTCAAGCTTGGGCAGTGGCTATTGTATTGAATGTTGAAGATAAAGTGACGCCAATTCTTTTTGAAGGCATTCAAAAAACACAATCAATCCATTCACCAGAAGATATTCGTAATGCTTTCATTAAAGCAGGTGTGAGTGGTGAAGAGTATGATGCAGCATTAAATAGCTTTGTTGTTAAATCATTAGTGGCTAAGCAGCAAAATGCAGCGCAAGATTTAAAACTGCGTGGTGTTCCTGCAATGTTTGTTGATGGTAAATATCAAATTCGTAACAATGGTATTTCTGTTGATAATGCAGAAGATTATGCGAAAGAATTTTCCAATGTTGTTAATTTCCTAGTTAACAAAAAATAGCGTGTCTTTATGGCGGTAGGATCTGCCGCCATACTCTTTTTACTCCCACTGCGTAAATCAATATCCACAAAGCCCTAAATTTCTTTTTCTTGTGCTAGATCAAATTGGTTATAGCTAAGTTATTGATTTTATTTTCTTGTTTTATTTCTTGATCTTTTCTTAGTTATTGAATATAAGGCACAACCTTATTTTGCTCACAGAGTTATCCACAGGTTATCAATGAAATGACAAGTCAAATTCAGGGCAAAATAATCCATTGAAAAGAAGATATTTGTAGAGAATATTGCTAGCAAAGTAGAAACACAGGTGTATCGCAGGGCACATTGTGGCATCCTATTCCCCATTATTCCCGATAAAAAGATGATGACATATTATGGCTCAGATAGCAGACAATCCCCTTATTTTGGTAGATGGTTCATCTTACCTGTATCGTGCTTATCACGCATTCCCACCATTAACTAATAGCGCAGGCGAACCAACAGGAGCAATGTATGGCGTGCTCAATATGCTGCGTAGTTTGATCATGCAATATAAGCCTAGCCATGTTGCTGTCGTTTTTGATGCTAAGGGAAAAACATTTCGTGATGAATTATTCGAAAGTTATAAATCTCATCGCCCACCAATGCCTGACGATCTACGTGAGCAAATAGAACCATTGCATGAAATGGTTGAAGCAATGGGCTTACCGTTATTGGTTGTTTCTGGTGTTGAAGCTGATGATGTGATTGGTACCCTTGCACGTCAAGCCAGTAAAAATGGTATACCAGTATTAATCAGTACAGGTGATAAAGACATGGCACAGTTAGTTGAGCCGAATATCACTCTGATTAACACCATGAATAACACAATTTTGGGCCCTCAAGAAGTCGAAGATAAATATGGTATTCCACCTGAATTGATTATTGATTTCCTCGCCTTAATGGGCGACTCATCAGACAATATCCCTGGTGTTCCGGGTGTTGGTGAGAAAACGGCATTAGCGTTGTTGCAAGGCATTGGTGGCTTAGACAAAATCTACAATTCACTGGATGACATTGCGGGCTTAGGTTTTCGCGGATCAAAAACGTTAGCGCCAAAAATGGAAGAAAACCGCGAATTGGCATTTCTTTCTTATCAATTAGCCACCATTAAGACTGACGTTGAATTGGATAAAAGTTGCGAAGAGTTAGTTGTCGCTGATCCTAATGTTGATAAGCTTCATCAATTATTTAGCCGCTACGAATTTAAACGCTGGCTTGCTGATATTGAAAATGGCACTTGGATGGAAAACAAAAGTGGGAAAGTCTTTACGCCTGCGACGAGTTTTGTTTCAAAGAAGGTTGAAGAAGCTATTGCTGCACCAATATTGAGTGCAGAAAATTATGAAACAATTTTGGATAAGGCTGATTTGGAACGTTGGCTAGCAAAATTATCTGCGGCACCTTTATTTGCTTTTGATACAGAAACCGACAGCTTAAATACACAAGAAGCTCACCTCGTTGGTATGTCATTTGCTATTGAGCCAGGGCGCGCAGCTTATCTGCCATTAGGTCATGATTATCTTGATGCACCCGTTCAATTGCCATTAGATGAAGTGCTTGTATTAATGAAGCCACTTCTCGAAAGTGAAAAAGTGCTGAAAGTGGGTCAAAACCTCAAATATGATGCAGAAGTTCTTGAAAATTATGGTATCGAACTGAAAGGAATGAAGTTTGATACTATGCTGGAATCTTATGTATTAAACAGTGTGATTGGTCGACATGATATGGATAGCTTGTCTGAACGCCATCTTAATCATAAAACAGTTTCATTTGAAGAGATTGCGGGTAAAGGGAAAAAGCAGTTAACCTTTAACCAAATTGCACTTGAAGAAGCCGCAAATTATGCTGCTGAAGATGCAGATGTCACGTTATTGCTTCATCAAGCCTTATATCCGCAACTAGAGGCTGAGCCAACACTTGCAAAAGTATTTAATGAGATAGAGATGCCATTAGTTCCTGTATTAGTAAGAATGGAACGTAAAGGTGTTTTGATTGATGCGAATGTTTTAGCCGCACAATCTCAGGAGATAACAGCGCGTTTGGCTGATATTGAAAAAGAAACTTTTGCATTAGCAGGCGAAGAATTTAACCTCGCATCACCAAAACAGCTACAGGTTATTTTATTTGAAAAGCTACAACTTCCGGTGGTGAAAAAGACACCAAGTGGTGCGGCATCAACAAATGAAGAAGTCTTGGAAGAGTTGGCTCCTATTCATCCTCTACCTAAATTATTATTGGAGCATCGTAGTCTTGCGAAGTTAAAATCAACTTACACCGATAAACTTCCGCAGATGATAGATCCAAAAACGCAGCGTGTGCATACTTCTTACCATCAAGCTGTTACTGCGACAGGGCGGTTGTCGTCGCGTGACCCGAATTTGCAAAATATTCCAGTGAGGACAGAAGAAGGGCGTCGTATTCGCCAAGCTTTTATTGCCCGTAAAGGTTACAAAGTGGTTGCGGCTGACTATTCGCAAATTGAATTGCGCATCATGGCGCATCTGTCACAAGATAAAGGGCTACTTAACGCTTTCGCTGAAGGTAAAGATATTCACCGAGCGACCGCTTCTGAGGTCTTTGGTGTGCCTCTTGATGAAGTGACTAGTGACCAACGCCGCAGTGCAAAAGCAATTAACTTTGGGCTTATTTATGGCATGAGCGCATTTGGACTGGCTCGCCAATTAGGCATTCCTCGGGGTGAAGCTCAACGTTATATGGATTTGTACTTTGAACGTTATCCGGGTGTTCTTCGCTATATGGAAAACACACGTCATCAAGCTGCTGAACAAGGTTATGTTGAAACACTTGATGGGCGCCGGTTGTACCTGCCTGATATTAAATCGAAAAATGCGATTCGCCGTAAAGCTGCTGAGCGTGAAGCTATCAATGCGCCAATGCAAGGTACAGCGGCGGACATTATTAAAAAGGCAATGATTGCAGTTGATAGCTGGTTACAGACTGAAAAACCTGCTGCTGATATGTTAATGCAGGTACATGATGAATTAGTGTTCGAAGTAAAAGAATCTGATTTAGAGCAGGTTACCAGCAAAATTAGTGAGTTAATGGAAGCTAGCATGAAGTTAGATGTGCCATTAAAAGTCGATGTTGGTGTTGGTAATAATTGGGATGAAGCTCATTAATTTATAACCCATGAATTTACAATAAAATGGCAACTTTTTAGTTGTTGATAAAGAAGCGGGATAAAGTCTATTTTTCCCGCTTTTTTAATTCTTGGTTGGCGATTAAGCCAATATATTTTTGAGATACAAAGATAATTTAATATTAGTTTTTTATGCGACT from Providencia sneebia DSM 19967 includes these protein-coding regions:
- the mobB gene encoding molybdopterin-guanine dinucleotide biosynthesis protein MobB, producing MKLKNLPLLGITAYSGTGKTTLLKEIIPLLKQQHIRVGLIKHTHHDMDVDKPGKDSYELRKAGADQTLVASQKRWALITETPDHEGELDLHYMASRFDPSSLDLILVEGFKHETIDKIALFRSEVGKPLEGLIDQYVIAIASNQIINTSLPQLDINNPQQVTDYIVSWWQKSQ
- a CDS encoding tetratricopeptide repeat protein, which produces MSKKITTSLIILIVISIAGYFVVKNSDSVQSGYDSYQQGDYERALNIFSKHAEKSDQAAFSLAMMYWNGSGTEENRALAKKWLIKSANAGNKNALYNLGIFRYKNLIADNPHDLIGYASIEEAAKKGVVEAQEFMANHYLNDDNNILPQNIDKARHYSSLAAEQNSEIGQLILAYIITEHENNPQKAIEILEPLANNHSPFAAFLLASIYSDGKNGIERDPKRAQQYQEIGTKDYETLTQDQINMVPVPLTVYGSLTLTEQQQLLMTLDTLAKKDNAQAMYQLFNIYNNGNLGIKVDKNKALSYLQALIEKNDPQALYLNYITTKQNPNDLISAANSGYSPAAFHLYRIYSYYIQDKNFKFDEKQAEKYLNQAAKLNNKDAFISLVYRALHDENYPTAELNAVTTKYATKLLHDYPNDPMALLYASNVYANKGSELYNPKTAFDLNEKAFQVSSEGYIKTYLAYKYAYGEGVAKDLAKAFELYNDNIIRQDDDILAKRHLVELYYDQDISAYIKEEEIISYILSDIEKYNNHQQAYYYADYLLKTDALKNKDKAFKLYQDNSSYNLPAKVHYAKALIDYQDNQQAKALTLITEVLNQKNFEKNLSEKDKNNAIEMLFKYGLNNREAKKILLTLGFTKNNQKAKQYVSPLINQDADITYQYGIYQLANITDIDKVPDEELREMYNYIFRADELGSLDASLYIAQNLINNNYDRSLPYFSKRFQEITHLEPNDLFTWYNRCADLGNNECLYRLGHIYEYGEYKTPVDYEKALSYYQKINIPNYHYVETNIENITRILNEFEQLKQRSAAGDTTASYAIATAYKKGEYGQKVNPEKWLEYLDISANGGDKFILQEAIRYYSQDALIEDNKDKILRYYNIAIDNGNEQMADMLAQHYYDGSKLVTADRQKAREYFIKSGSVGQRQLAKLESFDKNLKLAANNPEAAYEVGYAYLYGNGIHQNDLQAKHYLHLAAQKDHHEATLLYANLLQVGRYDLQNEQWIIKPNWQEAIRWLEKIPNDEDSKKLINFYQTVVIPAQNNDADAMKELASWYVSKNNLFAAGEWFEKSAQAGNLPAIQGVMFFSRMPDEKKQALLLQGAQQGDLYSRDKFANMTIESPEIATNAEQYQLAINFLEANLNSDDKSFSRDAYYTLKNLYKEGYTLGDGTVLREPSPTKYVELLEKEVDKRSDAINGLYFFYKDNDLEKALGYLDKEYPNDELGVTEKRYFAYFPGNKCQNKYADADKSAYYLTQWLEKSAASGSPIERTSIHLQRRSKNMGDIYFNGQCNTPKDIDKAIQWYKVSLSYNPHYALNEIYDAYLAKGDLKEAYYYALKLKKDTELPIFNTLSDAEKKAISQRYQDEHSDNVDE
- the polA gene encoding DNA polymerase I, whose translation is MAQIADNPLILVDGSSYLYRAYHAFPPLTNSAGEPTGAMYGVLNMLRSLIMQYKPSHVAVVFDAKGKTFRDELFESYKSHRPPMPDDLREQIEPLHEMVEAMGLPLLVVSGVEADDVIGTLARQASKNGIPVLISTGDKDMAQLVEPNITLINTMNNTILGPQEVEDKYGIPPELIIDFLALMGDSSDNIPGVPGVGEKTALALLQGIGGLDKIYNSLDDIAGLGFRGSKTLAPKMEENRELAFLSYQLATIKTDVELDKSCEELVVADPNVDKLHQLFSRYEFKRWLADIENGTWMENKSGKVFTPATSFVSKKVEEAIAAPILSAENYETILDKADLERWLAKLSAAPLFAFDTETDSLNTQEAHLVGMSFAIEPGRAAYLPLGHDYLDAPVQLPLDEVLVLMKPLLESEKVLKVGQNLKYDAEVLENYGIELKGMKFDTMLESYVLNSVIGRHDMDSLSERHLNHKTVSFEEIAGKGKKQLTFNQIALEEAANYAAEDADVTLLLHQALYPQLEAEPTLAKVFNEIEMPLVPVLVRMERKGVLIDANVLAAQSQEITARLADIEKETFALAGEEFNLASPKQLQVILFEKLQLPVVKKTPSGAASTNEEVLEELAPIHPLPKLLLEHRSLAKLKSTYTDKLPQMIDPKTQRVHTSYHQAVTATGRLSSRDPNLQNIPVRTEEGRRIRQAFIARKGYKVVAADYSQIELRIMAHLSQDKGLLNAFAEGKDIHRATASEVFGVPLDEVTSDQRRSAKAINFGLIYGMSAFGLARQLGIPRGEAQRYMDLYFERYPGVLRYMENTRHQAAEQGYVETLDGRRLYLPDIKSKNAIRRKAAEREAINAPMQGTAADIIKKAMIAVDSWLQTEKPAADMLMQVHDELVFEVKESDLEQVTSKISELMEASMKLDVPLKVDVGVGNNWDEAH
- a CDS encoding serine/threonine protein kinase — translated: MDKIEHSYFHFSGISPDLILDALMEVGIYPASGLTELNSYENRVYQFQDENRQRFVVKFYRPERWNRSQIQEEHDFTLELRDAELSVAAPLAFSGQTVLEFGGFMFAVFPSIGGRQYETDNLYQLEDVSRLLGRIHQIGKKRLFSFRPTIDVAEYLEQPREIMQESDLIPAKWKPSFMASLDDLIAQVKSHWSVSYTPLRLQGDCHPGNILWRDEAWLVDFDDARNGPAIQDLWMLLNGSRQEQIIQLDTLLESYNEYCDFDVKELKLIEPLRAMRMVHYLGWIIRRWQDPAFPRAFAWLQDDDFWTRQSSEFAQQIKRLQEPPLQLSPQF
- a CDS encoding DUF1266 domain-containing protein is translated as MSGIGLVVGIIILVAYYAIKRNKSEISKNKSMFEIDPQIDYTSDSIPPSDIEIIEAPTLKPEEWGLFLNLPYSCFNEHAYNDYNQGPYDGGLSQAWGVSNRYDLINQLYWLITSGHTNDYYLLRDRVLYANEAERYSIIQEIKDSDDSEQNKEEQLWRVEMISKNINDICNTKFIAWDFARFSKLCLDGCRAGYITKQEAQDWSLMSASMVKRIYTGWGDFWDNFLKTRWFWASCDSNWADSQENFADKIEEILADHRFPISQETWDMSLPELNLESFTRAVAGLGFTDEDGMPIPLPQLETFIAHRLVPKQLDS
- the mobA gene encoding molybdenum cofactor guanylyltransferase MobA, with protein sequence MVSQQITGVILAGGLGRRMGGQDKGLITLLGKPLYQHIVARLEPQVSQIIINANRNQDQYRQSGFSVISDLNNDFSGPLAGMQAALHTATTDWLLFVPCDVPDFRLTLASTMLLNRGNSLACYANDSERDHPTFALLHRSVKQRLDAYLKRGDRKLMLFMQEISAKCVIFPTGSFANLNTPEDRLYWEQQHKSL
- a CDS encoding YihD family protein, with amino-acid sequence MKCHRLNEVIELLQPVWKENSDLNIVEMLQKLADEAGFKGNLSELTDDVLIYHLKMRGKSRDEAIPGLKKDYEEDFKTAILRARGIIKD